ATACATACTTGAATTCAAGAGATTTTACCCATGATTCTTTATTAAAAGAGGATACCTTTTAATATGTATTGATTTGAAGAAAGCCAGTTTGCAGTATCTAACAAGGTCTGTTCAAGTGAACAAATAGGTTTCCATGGGGTTACTGATTGGATAAGTGACGCATCTGTTATGTAGTAGGGAATATCGCCAGGGCGAGTGTTAGGGTCGGGATGAATAGGTATTTTATGATTTGTAATATCTTGACACAGTTTTGTTAATTCAAGAAGAGAGAAACTTCGTTCGATACCTCCTCCAATATTGAATTTCGTTTGATTTAGTTTTTCATAATTTTTAAGTTGCCATAGGATAAGGTTACATAGGTCTTTAATATCTATTAAATCGCGAACTTGTTTCCCTGTTCCACCAAAGCCGATATAAGACAATGGCTTTTCAGCAATATGATGGGCGAGCCATAAAGCGACAATACCCTGGTCAATACGTCCCATTTGCCATGGTCCAGCAATAATGCCACAACGATTGATAATTATAGGGAGGGAATACATAGCGTTATATTCTTCAGCAATAAGTTCAACGGCGAGTTTGGTTGCTCCATAAAGTGTTCGCAAGCCATCTAATGGAAATAGTTCTGAAATACCCTTGTGAGATAAACCCACAGGGAGTTTCTCATTGAAATCGGGTTGGTATCGTGTTTCAGTTTCCTGAAGAGGTAGTTCGTTTAGTTTTGTATATGGATATACACGGCTGGTTGATAGAAACATAAACTTAGTGCCTGTCTCCTTTGCCCAGTTCAAGCAATGGAGTGCTCCAGTAAGATTGGAGTGAAGAACGTATGTAGGCGTAGATACATATCCTGCAAGGACAGAAGGCTCTGCACTACATTCAATTATCCAATCACACGGTGGAATGTTTTTAATGTCAGACTCATTACGAATATCCCCATGAATGAACTCTATACGTTTCTCATATAGTCTTGGTAAATTTAATTCTGAACCCCGGCGATGTAAATTGTCGAAAGCAATAACATGTGTATCTGTTAAACTTTCTTTGAGAAATATTGCTAAATTGGCTCCTACAAAACCAGACCCACCTGTGATTAAAATTCTTTTCATTTATGTTTCCTTTGCAATGATTTTTTATATCATAGATTGGGAAGATGCTTTATTTCATATTTTTAAACAATTTTCATAAATCTCCGAAACTTTTTCTGCTTGATATTGAGGAGAGAATTGTTGAATGGCTTTATTTCGGGCATTTTTACCTAATTCTTTTCGATATCCCTCATGTTCGCAAAGAGTACGAATAGCCCGATATAGTTCCTCAACAGTATCGTTAACGATAAGTCCCTGTTTCTGATGTTCAACCAGTTCAGGGAGTATCCCCGTTTTCGTGGTAATAACAGGCTTACCCATCGCCATATATTCACGCACCGTTCGACATGTGCCATCGGTTCCTGGGACGAGATATATGCAAATATCTAATATATTTAACATAGCGACATAATCGTCGTTGTTCAAATACCCCGTGAAAATGACTTGTGATTCCAATTCCAACTCTTTTACAGGCTTAAAAGCGACTTCATCCTGTCGAGTACCCCTACCTACAATTACGAGGTACAAGGGCCAGCCTTCCTGAATAAGTGAATGAATCGCTGAAAACAATAAATGGTACTTACGATGGGGTTGTAATCGTGCCACGATACCTAAGACAATAGCATTGTCAGGCATATTTAACTTTATTTTAGGTAGCATTCGATTGGGATTAAATCGTTGCAAATCGATAGCAAGTGGAATAATAGGGCACCGCTCATCTGTGCGGTGAAATCGTTCCATATCGTTTTTTTGGGCGAGACGAGAAGGTTCAAGAATGTAATGTGTTTTAGTCACATATTTTTTCATCTTTTCGGGGAGTCCTTCACCATAGTAATTGGAACGAATGAGAAACTGGCTTGTCTTTACTTCTGTAGCGATTCTGTGGTCATTATCTAAATGGCAGTGTATTATTTTATATTCTTTTTCCTGAACCCATTTCACGAGATTTTTGCGGTCGAGAAAATCTTTGATAGGGTGTTTATGTTTTGACATGTAAAAAGATGAAAGTGTTGGGATATTCTCCTGTAAAGCAGTTTCATATACTCGGTTATATTTATTTTTGGGAACCCCTTTTACACTGCATATAAAGTCAATATCCCAACCCAATTCGCGTAGGTTTTTAATAAGCGTTAATGCTGGTTCCGCAGGTCCAGTCCAACGATGGTTACTGAACACATGGAGAATTTTAGGTTTTGATGGTTTCATTGGAAATTTACGAGGTGGCTTCAACCAGTTCTTTTAATTTTATTGATACAATTTCAGAAACACCGCGTTCCTGCTGAGTGATTCCGATAATAGCATCGGCACAAGCCATCGTTTGTTTATTATGCGTAATGATAATGAACTGAGAACTATGGGTAAATTCTTTCACAATTTCAAGGAAACGACTGATATTTGTGTCATCCAATGGGGCATCAACCTCGTCAAGGATACAAAATGGGCTGGGTTTCGTTTTGAATATGGCAAACAATAAAGCGATAGCGGTAAGTGCTTGTTCTCCACCTGAAAGTTGATGTATAGACTGCGGTTTCTTTCCTGGTGGACGTGCCTCAATTTCGATGCCTGATTCCAATGGGTCATTCTCATCTATCAAATAAATACGGGCATGACCACCATTAAACAATCTTCGGAAAAATTCCTTAAAATGTTCGCCGACCTCTTTAAATGTCTGTGTGAACATTATAAGAACAGTTTCATCAATCCGACGTATTACTTCTTGTAATTTCTCTCGTGCTTGATTTAAATCTTTCTGTTGGGATATTAAAAACTCATATCGTTTTGATTGTTCTTCATATTCCTCCACTGCCATCGGATTTACGGTTCCCAAACGTTGAATTTGTTGCCGAATTTGTTCTATCTGCTGTTCTCGTTCTGTTTCATCCCATTCATCACTCCCAACATCCGTAGAGGATAACATATCCAGTTCTAATTGATACTCTTCTAATATCCGTTGGCGAAGGAATTGAGCCTGTTGATTTATTTGTGAGAGTTCCAGTTCTAACTGGTGTAATTCTTCCTGATTCTTTTGAAGTTCAGCATGTAAATCCTTAATTGTTCTGGAAACCTGCTCAAAATTCTGGATGTGGTTTTGGTATTGTTCCTGTATTTGAACCAATTCCTGTTGGGCTACCTGACGGGTTTCGCTTAATTGAGTTAAT
This Candidatus Hydrogenedens sp. DNA region includes the following protein-coding sequences:
- a CDS encoding NAD-dependent epimerase/dehydratase family protein, with translation MKRILITGGSGFVGANLAIFLKESLTDTHVIAFDNLHRRGSELNLPRLYEKRIEFIHGDIRNESDIKNIPPCDWIIECSAEPSVLAGYVSTPTYVLHSNLTGALHCLNWAKETGTKFMFLSTSRVYPYTKLNELPLQETETRYQPDFNEKLPVGLSHKGISELFPLDGLRTLYGATKLAVELIAEEYNAMYSLPIIINRCGIIAGPWQMGRIDQGIVALWLAHHIAEKPLSYIGFGGTGKQVRDLIDIKDLCNLILWQLKNYEKLNQTKFNIGGGIERSFSLLELTKLCQDITNHKIPIHPDPNTRPGDIPYYITDASLIQSVTPWKPICSLEQTLLDTANWLSSNQYILKGILF
- a CDS encoding glycosyltransferase family 4 protein, whose product is MKPSKPKILHVFSNHRWTGPAEPALTLIKNLRELGWDIDFICSVKGVPKNKYNRVYETALQENIPTLSSFYMSKHKHPIKDFLDRKNLVKWVQEKEYKIIHCHLDNDHRIATEVKTSQFLIRSNYYGEGLPEKMKKYVTKTHYILEPSRLAQKNDMERFHRTDERCPIIPLAIDLQRFNPNRMLPKIKLNMPDNAIVLGIVARLQPHRKYHLLFSAIHSLIQEGWPLYLVIVGRGTRQDEVAFKPVKELELESQVIFTGYLNNDDYVAMLNILDICIYLVPGTDGTCRTVREYMAMGKPVITTKTGILPELVEHQKQGLIVNDTVEELYRAIRTLCEHEGYRKELGKNARNKAIQQFSPQYQAEKVSEIYENCLKI